The DNA window cattctcgtGTTTTGTTGTCCTGCTCCATGTCCTGGTGGAGGTCGCATCTTCGGGTAGAGCGTCCTCCTGGTCAGCTCCTTCCTATATACTTCTCATTCAGATCAGATATTTATCTATGTATTACGCTCAGTGCAGTgttgaaatgaacaaaaaaaaggggaaacagagtataaagaagaaaaaacgagaagaccAGTCTCGTATATTATTCGCTCATAAAAAACTTCCACTATGGATAGACAAATATGTGCAAGCAAATCAGTTGTCAAAGATATTTGTGTGTTCTTAAGGCATAGACAAGCCATAGATATTTATGGCGTGCACTCACATCGGTCAGCAAAATCCTTTCATGCGCATCACCCAGGTGTTATGGCATGTACACTTACCGTTAGTATGTATGTAACTTACGTGTGAACTTACTGGTAGTCTTCCATGAAATGATCTCTTCCACTTGTAGGCATACGGTAGGTGCTTACATCTACGCGGTACGGGCCCTCTTCTTGTCTCACTACCTAAACTACCAGTTTCTTCTATTACTGACTCTACGCGCAGTTATCCGGTATATGTGCGCTTTGCCTTTGATCACTGATCTACAATAAATGCTGTTCGTGTGACGAGAGAGCGCACCTAAAACATTTGTTCATGGGAGGATAAACGATAGAGTTAGAATAGAGAACGGGGATGATACCATTTCTTTAAGCGCGGTGTTGCTCAACATCTATCTTTGCATTCGCATCAGTTCCGACGATAATCGCCTTCTGGCTGGGTATCTTGGATATCAGCGTGTTGAGTTTATCATAAAACGTGTCCTTGTTGTAGTTCTCAGCGGTCTCCGCAAATGCGTGAACACCTACTTTTTCCAGAGTTTGAGTcttctgcgatcccgcaacCTTTCAAAGGCGCATATTGACGACCTTAAACCGAACTCCTCCACGACATTGCTGTAGTCCTTCCTCATACCTACTCCACAGCTTCCTACTTTCCGTTCATTAGCATCGTTgcagtagatggtgtaattATCAATACCGATGGATGGGGTAATCTTTGGTGCGGGTTTAGATTGCGTGGTTTTTAGGCAGTTGTCCTATCAGGGTAGGAGATTTTGAAAGGGTTTTGCAATATGTGAGAAGCTTTCGCCAtgtaacagtgcaggttatatggCTCGTACATTCTGAAGGCATATATCCAAATCCCTGATTGTGTTTAATGAAAGCAGAACCACCGCATGCAAGTAACAACCAGACTTGTACACGTTGCCCTAAGAGAGCAGTATACTTTATACTTTGCAGAAgtcttaaaaagtttttttttcgaatgtctCAAAGTTTTCCTTGTCTTCTCAAATTCAACTCTATTCTTGAAGATATTTCTCAATTTTGGAAGATATGTTCGGGAAGTAGTTAcagagaaatcaaaaaaaattatttcctgcAAATTCCGAAGCgtatataaaaatagaaactggCTTGAGATTCTCTTCCAAGAACCAGTACAAGAATGTACACTCATttaaatgtaaacaaatacGATAGGAGCAGTGAaactggtttaaaaaaaaacaactgtttgCTTACAACAACGCggtttttcaagcaaaataaTCTAGAACAGTGCACGGTGCTATAATGACTTACGACGAACTGAACGTCAAAGCAGAAGTAGAGGCGCCAATACTTATGTTTGTCGTCTGGGCATTGCaaacaaacataaatacaTGGTGACTATACGAACATGAGAGCTATGTCACAGTGTATGTACAGATACCAATAAGAAGACAAATGTCTTATTGTGGAGAGCCGATTCCTTTTCCTAAACAGTCGACTCTTGCTCCCGTAAGGAAGAACACATTTCTGCGGACCAGCGATTTTGCCGAACAACGAAGACCACTCTTGTGAAATGTGGCAAGAAATCGTTGACCAAAAgtgctgaaaaattttcttctcagtttgTTAGTTAAAAATTGCATTTCCCTTGATTTTGTCAAATGTTGCTTTAATCAGTAAACCCTCAATGAGATCACGCACAGAAAAATTCCTTCCacgaaaaaatttccttttctttgtaaCTCCCAAATATAATGCTCTTTCGCAAATGTTCAGCGTGTGTTTATCCCGGCCGTTGCGGATAGATAGCGTATTGGGGATGAGGATAACGCTCGATCTATGTAACTCACTTGTTTAACAGTAAGTAAGGGAGAACAACTGCGTCGTAGTAGAATAACGTGAGATTTTCGTATATGATAGTACTGCTCGCAAGATCAATATTCAGAGAATGGTGGAACTCCcaatagaagaaatagaagaccCCGATTGTTGACATTACGGCAATCTgaacattatttttaattaatatcACGCTGgtaatattaaaatttaaatttaaatattaaaaGTACGGTTACTGCGTATGTGTTGTACTAGTTGTGCCCTAGTTTGTGCGTCACGAAAATCTCTCCGCAATGATGAAAAACTTTGCAACGGCGGGCACCGAACCAGCGCCACCACCCTACCAGGAGAGCATTCTATTTCTGAGACGCTGTCAGTGGACTATATGAGTGTATATGAAAAATTCCATGGGACAGattatttttagtcatttgtaaaggaaagcaaaaactCGATATAAACCTTGATGTACAATCATCACCTCCAATCATACAGAGCATTAAAAGTGACTAGCCTTTTTGTTATGTGTAGAATTGGAggataacaataaaaataactagCCTTCAAACTGTACAGATAAATTGAAGGTTTTTGTTTAGAGCATTATCAAATCACAAATTTATCGCATTCGCTTACGACatattttttcgaagttttcttGCAAAGGGGAGTACGATTTACATAATCAAGCCAATGTCTTTCATGACGACTTTTTTCCGCAAGTTTTACTGATACAacatacttttaaaaaaaaataacagtgaCGTTGCTTAATTTTGTTGCAGAGGAAAACATGTAATGTTGCTGAGATTAATTTAaacatgataaaaaaaagaactagaatgAAAGTTCAATTCTACGTTTAAGCCTCGTATTAGATTAAATTCCTATCTTCTCTcctttaaaatgttttcattattttcaccAGTTGCATAAAAACTTCTTCCGTTTCGCTGTTAGTGTCATTTCGCGTATTATCTTTGCTATGTCTTTCCGTATGTAtttatgttctcttttttttgctgagagTTACAAAGTTCCCAGTGTTCTGGTTTTTTAAGACGTCGTTGAGAAGTAAACTATTTAGactaaaaatacaagaaactCCCTTCGCTCCTACTTTCTTCCATTGTGTCTATCTTCGCGTTAATGTGAGATCTTGTAAATAAGCATTTTTTGGCCCGAGAAAATGAGGTCTGGATAGATCTGGTCCAACGACGACAACTGAGCATGTTGGGGTTAGAAGGTCGTGGGGAGACTTTTGTGATACTGCAGTGGTGCGTAAACCCCAAAAGGTAGAAAGGTACGGTTAGACGAATCTCACAACGTCAGATTCAGCGCCGAAGTTAGAAAGTACTAAGATGGCTGATTTTTCAGCACTAGAAGCTGCGCCAGCGTCAGAAGGCAGAACGATGTAGTGGACGGGTTTCACTCCATGTTTCTGCTTTGTGAAGTTCTGATTGGTGTGCTTGCGACAGAAAGCGGTAGAATTAGGTGGCACATTCCCTGCTGCGCCAGTATGGTATGTTGACGCAAAGAAAAACGGAACGTATCCCACTACGTCAGGTAGATGAGCCGGtatcaaaaagaagagagaggaTGAGTTAAGACGAATTCTACAACGTCAAATGAAGGTATGAGCGCCCTGAGAGGAAAATGCTGGGAAACGGTTCCCACGACATCATGGTGCGCCAATAATTAAAAGCGGTAAAATGAATTGAGACGTTTTGTCTGTGTGGCGATCCAAAATGTACCACTCCGCATGTCCAATCGTCTAGAGTTAAAACTCATCTTGCCTGATAATTTTCTTTAGGAATCATGTGCACGCATCCATGAAGTAGGAGCTGGTTACGTAATCTGACGCAGGATCCTTACCTTTATCGCTATGATGATGACTTTCACGTTATTTACAGTAGAGGTTCTCGACGACTTTATGAGCAAAATCAGATCATAAAAACAGATTCATATCGTATTTCAAATCGATATGCATCGGTCAGCGAACGGCAGAGAAAGCGTCAGCAGTCCTTTGATTATCCGCTGGACCAGGGATCGCAGATGTGGCACGTTATTGGGCGCGTCCTAGGAAAGTTCGGCCGCcaagtttttttcccactCCGTATCACACTGTATCAGGACAATCTCTATCAGACTTTTTCTAGCAAACTATactccctttcttttcctAGAGAGACTTTGAAATGGTCAATTTTGCTGTTGTCGCTTCTAAGAACTAGTTCCAAAAGCTTTGTAAGGCTGAGAAAGCGTTTTGTAGGCACCCATGGCACTGTCAACTAGAAAAGCACGATTATCTGGCGTAATTAAGTCGTAAGATAAGTCCATAACGAAGCGACGATGAGACAACAAGGTACGAATAGAGCGACCTTCCTTTCATTCGTGCAGATGCAGTTGTCGATGATATTAAAGCACGCAATCATCTTTTCTGCCCGAAGTCCGGCATATTTTGCCGGCGCTTACTTCAGTACTCTAAGAAAAGATCACTGAGGTTGCATTATTGTCTTTTCGCGCAAATGGAAAAGTTTTACCAGCGCTGGTATAATTTTGCGGGCAACCTTATTTTATCAcctatttcatttcaaatcgtAGGCCtagattctttttctttacagaACTATGGCTactggtgtttttttctttgatgtaAAGATCATCTGACATCTAATCTTAGACCGCGCATTTTAAaggccccacgaatctggcatggtatggatttccgatggctaaagactctacggggtcatagattgcagaaacgggtgagATAACgcccacttcttcctaattgccgtaaaaaaaacggcccggaagatgcggcgtgtgcacaaggctggcacgctccaatcaaactccttgtagaaaatagtgcgccggaacactcgaagccgtatcttctgctccgttttttacggcgattaggaagaaatgggcgggatCACCTTTccctctataatctacgatcccgtatacgaatactccaacggaaattcgtaccaccccagattcgtggggtgacgtctttaaaaagaaacgagcgttatcccacccgtttctgcaatctacgacctacTATAGTCattagccatcggaaatccgtaccaccccagattcgtggggtgatacctttaatgtTTTCATGAGGCTCTGAATAGTTGAAATTGTACCCTGAATAAAATGGGCTAACCTGTATCATCATTTTCAACTCTGTGTTGCTCCTTAACCTGATAGTTCCACGTATAAGCAGAACAGATACAAGAATCGCATACGCTGTGATAGTGCTGATCCCTACCATATAGTTAGCAATCGTATTTATCCTGTAACGTTTTCTTCCGTGTTTCGCTTCCAATATGGCAGCCACAAAATTCTTATGTAGTTAGTATTTCTTACCAGTCTATCAAAAAGGTGAATGAAGCTTTTTCAATGTAGCGAGTCATGAACTGCGAACAGAACTGTACACCAGCCAGGGGTGAACACATGAAGCAAAGCATTGCAATGAAGTAAACCGCAACAAGACCCACTTGTATCTAAACATCGAACGAATTGAGGTGTTTCGTAGATTTCTATCCCCTTTTTCAAATCTATGCTTTTTAAGGGGTTGACTTAGCAGCACTAGATCTCGGTGTGTACAGGGAGGtcttaaattatttcattattatggGATAAAAAAGGTCCAATACAACACAAATATTGACAGACGAATCGGAAAGTAGgggatttgcaaaaaaagtttagtTGCGACTGTACGGTCAATGGTTTTCCTCATGCCAATttagcctttcatccctccggggctGACAAATCAGCACTGGTAGTTGGTGGTATCTGCGCGGATGACTTAATAATTTAACCGGCgagctgatgtcatcgcctgacgcgattaacTGCATATTCGCcaaggtgtgccgtccttgaacacagctctgcccaaccttatcgatcttctgcgagagcttgcacaaaaACAATCCATTCCATAttcttacgtctcgcctgaactatCTATCCACGTCGAGTGTTTTCGGTCAGGTGGCtaccagctcgaacccgacaaactcttCGGaattcgttgaacaaggcgatctgctggtctccttaatatatgatcaaagaagcgaagacgaattaccgttgttcttcagcgtacagcccaggtaacagaactcatcgacgagttctatcgtttgtccgtccaccctgattcccgttcaaGTTCtcaaagagatccacatctgcatgcatttatcagggcgtagacgtagtccataggctgcagccagcttcgatatgAGGTTGGCAACATGTTGatgtttcgtactgctttccgcaaatataacaacatcgtcagcgtactcgagatcggtcaaggggtgtcctgatggtgctgggatgatatcggcaggacactgatctactgttcttcgcataatgtcgtcgatggcgaaattgaacaggaagggtcctgccactgccccttgtattactccagttaccacctcaaacggtgttgtacatccggctggtgttcgaactgcagcagttgttcgttgattcatgtcatcaagcaagcgaacgaactttctggtactccatcggagCGGGGcacgttgagaagacggcctcggtgagaagagtcgaacgcggcctCAAAGTCCAAaaacgctaattgcattggcttcgaatacctcTGCCAGATTTCGGTCTCCttacgatgaacacctggtcaatcggcGATCGGcgaggacgaaagccagcttgttcgtcgcgcgttttttcttcgcgatgtttaatgagtcggtacATAACACCTgcacataacacgcagcaaagagattcctcgataattcctaggatCCATGACGGATAAATTCTtatggaggggaattatgatagcgtgtctccacgaatcaggtgtcctttcgtctatccatgttgaacggatgatccttgtcatctcacgaatcccagacttaggaagatatttcagcatttctgcgctaatcccgtcgtctccaccagattttccattcttcattttttgaatacaggcTAGAACCTCCAACTCAGttggtggctcctcgttaaccgcatatgtcggcctatgaacgtgctcgagttctgGAACTGACggtgcttgccggttcagcaaggtcttgaagtgttccctccaaattggaaaggttgcttcaccgacagctactccacTGGCAatgttgaggacaggagaaaatcttttcattttgccgccaAACTGTTTTAGCAGaacataggctttccgcgttcttgtcctcccacgctttttcaaactccatcgctcttgacgtccactcgttatcgcggtcttgttgcagttgacgacgcagcttacttctaagacgctttttctggttgaagtcaccagcgctgcgcgcgacacatacagaattgtacgtggattttgtgtCCGCAGAtacaaaggcaaacttcttccccTACagtagaaccgggagcgtttcccttgcagcgtcctgggtgcactttgtgaaggaatccgcgtcgctaagcttcttcctggtccgtactccaacaagAATAGATACACGTTGGcgaaatttcgttctgcattcttcgtctttcagacctgccatgtcgattttcggttgaagaggaactcctcggtttctcttgtggaaccttatcttgaagctgagaagaactgggtgGTGGTCAGAGTcaaacgcgacgtcccaaacagctctagatttttagattttcggatatctgactgaggaatgttcctcgccagaacgtagtcgagctgaagcttaagagtcctcatcttccgcttgcgctgttcttcaggcgttaaaagggttgacccatGCCAAGTGAGCTGATGGCTTCGATGATttctcttaaacgtggaagcgatgatgaggcccatctgttcgcacaagtcgaccaaaCGGtaaccgttgtccgacgtgcgctccgctggataataccattttcctagcacattgGATTGCTGTttgagtcccatcttcgcattcacgtcgattccgacaatgaccacctgctggcttggtattttgacatcaacgcattgagttcatcatagatgacgtccttactgttgtcatCAGCggttccgtaggtgcgtgagcacttacgattcagagtttacgtcctctgcgataccgcaatcgtacaaaggcgcatctagacgacgttgagccgaATTCCTCCatcaggttcttgtaatcgttcctcataGCTATCGCGCaaccacctactttgttctcatcagcatcgccgcagtatatggtgtaattttcgatgctgatgacgggccgatctctcatgcgtgtttcctgcagtgcagcaaaaggcacacagagatatcgcagaagtctggatagagttCTTGTTcgagttcactcgacagcacctttttgcaatgtatgggaatcttacgacatataacagtgcgggttatatgactcgtacgttcccaatgggTACACTCGagcgcctgattgcgtttagttaaagcagggccaccacgtgcaggtagaaGTCAGACTCGTACACGTGGCCTCTGCGAGGATAAACATTGAATTTGACACATCAACTGACTCTACCATGTCATTGAAGTGCTGCACTTGCGTTTATaaacttcaaaaacttttatttaagaaaaaaacttctatgaaatttcaactttcagctcaattttcaactttctgagttgaagtcgagcgCATTGGCGTATCCCATGGGGACTGACTAACTTGATGCCCTCTGTCTTTTATCCTTCATAGATGGACAGTCTCTTATTAATTCATAGCAGCTTGGGAACAAATCCTTCTTTGCTAAAGAAACAACTTCTTCGATCGATGAATACAGGATGCCAGATATTTTAGTAACTATGTTGTTCATTGAAACATTTTAGTCGTTGAAGAGAGAAGACATTAAaagcgaaataaaaaagttataaGAAATCGGTAGAGAAATCAAAATATCACCAATCAACTCACTTTGAGCACCGTCGGATTAAGAATTCTCTCAGCTTTCAACGGGATAACAGTGTAAACAACACGATGAGCTACTAGTAAGACTCCGATAATAGTGTTGGTGAAGAAGCAAGCCATGAAATTTGCACCGATGAACTAAAAATGGCGGTACTTCATGTGAATTCAcgataaatccaaaaaaaggtaCTCACTAAGGAACAAACCCTGTCTATAACTGTAGGCGGGGCAAGTATGGTGAATCTTATATGACCAACCAATTCGACTGCATAAAATATCACGCCTACTGCAGACAACATACACAAAAATACGTAGAAAAAATCTGACTGCCATCCACAAAATGTGCGTCCCACCTTCAAAATATTACCATTTGAATTTGCAGCTACATTTATAGTTCGTGGAAATCCAATATACAAAGTATACAAATGTACGAAACAGTCTACCGCCTCCTAGTGGCGTgaaggtgactctgggcgtcgaattGCGATGCACAAcagaggttcgtcctccgggagggtctcccaagctgagaaggaaaTCGATatatccgacattccgacttctcggaatcgaaagcctagctaagagtaaaccactgctaagattcaacaccgtcttggcaaaatgtcgcaaggtagctccctgatccatataggttgagcgacgacctgtggtgaaagctaagctcgccatggcagggctgcttagtttgggggaaagtctttttgccgctccagcatattcactgcatCATTACCTGCACACAGGGCCCTGCAGTCTCacacgtcggacggtatggcggcgccgatcaaatctcaggaagtctttgattctggaccaaggtgacacacgcacgactggtcatggagactgtctcagactgtatgcttacaacgcgagaacagtgtccgcagacgctgacctgcatgcccttctcggaaaTGCAGAACGTATCAGATTTTACGTGATGGCTCTGCAAGgtaccaagtgcagaaggagcgacatACGACAGAtaaatgacggtacactcgtcattcgtggagagaaggttccgtcgcgaaatgtaggcggtgttggttttgttgtgcacccgtctgtcgtccatctcgtcgattctcacgagatcctgtcacctcgtctggccattcttcgcctccgccctctgcgccaaaaatccatcagtatcatcaactgctactcacccacatcagcagctgatgaatccgaattggacgtaTTTTACGAAGAGTTGGAGGAAGTgcaggatcggaagatttggactaagggaccggaatgaaaacggcaatcATCTCGTATATTGTCgtctgttgtccgccgctcgcttCTTTCGAGGAAATTCTCTTtccatgaagaaagatcattgTTGGTGGACATgagaatcgcccaatggcgcacTCGTGCGGAGaccgaccacatactcaccaactggaggtggtgtctactcgacgtctcggtagtaccatcctttgtagtggttctgatcaccgtctctttCCTGCGAAAATACGGCCTAGACACATGATGGAAAAacacatctgctatcggcaatgaaagaaaaaagaagtggtcTGTGACGATTGCgcactcgaggactccttgtcccaaggtgactggtacatcgaggaggacccaaacgtggactacgagatgctgctcagagaaTTTCTAGCCTGGGCTGAACGTGCGCCGTAGTTTCGCACGGCAAACTTTGATCAGATTTCGaaaaccaccaaggaattataggaaaaaagaaggaccTTTGAAGCTTGGTCCAAAtacatcgcacattgagcggttagtagcaaacaccagctgcagaaaagcgttgcaggaggatctttcgaaatacgcacagaagaagattctgggaGCAGCACAGAGAAGAAAGGGCCTAAGAAAATCCTcaggattctccgcgaatataatattccgctggAAGCCTTGCTGAACGTAGACGGAAACTAAATCTCTTCTCGTGGTGAGACGGAAAACATTAAAtacttttttgaagtatttacAGTGGAACGTCATTCAGAAGGTCAAGATTGGTAGGGATTTTATGCACAAAACGCTAGATGTTTTTGTATATTTACTAAGTATTAATCTAtacttattactactattactagtACTTAAATACTTAGACGGCaagtgtagtgtagtggttagatGTTCCGCTCCTTGCACGATCGACTTgaagttcgaatccaccctagtgctcaccaggcctttcattcctccgggaaATATTCTGAATGACATTCCACtgtaaattcttcaaaaaccaGCAGCCCATGACATTAGAGGTATGCACCTTCCTCAATAATCACTCAACGCGAGTTTTCGGGCAACACGTCTCTGTTCCAAAAAGACTGCGGTTGAAGCTTGGAGAAGTCGCCAAGTATCTTTACAAACTCGTCTATGGTCTTGAGCTTCTTTCCATCCAAAAAGTACAGTGGCTGAGAGACAGTATTTTTAAGAAGCAAAGTGCGGGCTTTGAAAAAGGATGCGGATTACAGCAGACCATTGCTATCTAACTCGGCATGTTAAGTTTGCCGTGTGTGGTCGGGAGTTGTTCTGGCAGAAAGATGTTTTTGTCCTCTATCCACGCCTGCGATCGATGTGGGCTTTCAACCTTTGCAGTTGGAGGACATAGGATTGGCATCAGCTCCTCAGTCGCTCCTTGAGCAGGAGATCCAAGTACTCCATTCCGTTCCTACAGTACCGACATCAAAGAAGGGccttttcgtttcgttttcagaagaaaaactttgagaAGGGGCCAGCTCGGTCTTTTTCCTAACCGtccacttttctttccttacaTGGTTCTCCTAATTGACCCACTTGTCCCCTTTAGTGATTGTATTGGACTTTCTGATCCTGTGCCCACAAAACATTCCTTTCCTATGAAAATCCTCAGAAAGTATTTTAATTTCGCCCATATTTGTGAATCACACGTCTAAATATCGCTGTCCCTTCTCATTTTGCCTTCTCAAGTCAAAACATATCCTACTCATACAGAATTccttctctctccctctcatATAAATATGTGTCATCACAAAGGAAAGGAGCTTCTCGCCCATCACCTATAGTCGGA is part of the Necator americanus strain Aroian chromosome V, whole genome shotgun sequence genome and encodes:
- a CDS encoding hypothetical protein (NECATOR_CHRV.G17825.T1) gives rise to the protein MDQGATLRHFAKTVLNLSSGLLLARLSIPRSRNVGYIDFLLSLGDPPGGRTSVVHRNSTPRVTFTPLGGVGVIFYAVELVGHIRFTILAPPTVIDRFIGANFMACFFTNTIIGVLLVAHRVVYTVIPLKAERILNPTVLKETRMRDRPVISIENYTIYCGDADENKVGGCAIAMRNDYKNLMEEFGSTSSRCAFVRLRYRRGRKL
- a CDS encoding hypothetical protein (NECATOR_CHRV.G17824.T1), with the translated sequence MGLKQQSNVLGKWYYPAERTSDNGYRLVDLCEQMGLIIASTFKRNHRSHQLTWHGSTLLTPEEQRKRKMRTLKLQLDYVLARNIPQSDIRKSKNLELFGTSRLTLTTTQFFSASR
- a CDS encoding hypothetical protein (NECATOR_CHRV.G17826.T1); protein product: MALQGTKCRRSDIRQINDGTLVIRGEKVPSRNVGGVGFVVHPSVVHLVDSHEILSPRLAILRLRPLRQKSISIINCYSPTSAADESELDVFYEELEEVQDRKIWTKGPE
- a CDS encoding hypothetical protein (NECATOR_CHRV.G17826.T2); the encoded protein is MAGLLSLGESLFAAPAYSLHHYLHTGPCSLTRRTVWRRRSNLRKSLILDQGDTRTTGHGDCLRLYAYNARTVSADADLHALLGNAERIRFYVMALQGTKCRRSDIRQINDGTLVIRGEKVPSRNVGGVGFVVHPSVVHLVDSHEILSPRLAILRLRPLRQKSISIINCYSPTSAADESELDVFYEELEEVQDRKIWTKGPE
- a CDS encoding hypothetical protein (NECATOR_CHRV.G17823.T1), encoding MKRFSPVLNIASGVAVGEATFPIWREHFKTLLNRQAPSVPELEHVHRPTYAVNEEPPTELEVLACIQKMKNGKSGGDDGISAEMLKYLPKSGIREMTRIIRSTWIDERTPDSWRHAIIIPLHKNLSVMDPRNYRGISLLRVMCRCYVPTH
- a CDS encoding hypothetical protein (NECATOR_CHRV.G17821.T1) → MLCFMCSPLAGVQFCSQFMTRYIEKASFTFLIDWINTIANYMVGISTITAYAILVSVLLIRGTIRLRSNTELKMMIQIAVMSTIGVFYFFYWEFHHSLNIDLASSTIIYENLTLFYYDAVVLPYLLLNNTFGQRFLATFHKSGLRCSAKSLVRRNVFFLTGARVDCLGKGIGSPQ
- a CDS encoding hypothetical protein (NECATOR_CHRV.G17822.T1), with product MNQRTTAAVRTPAGCTTPFEVVTGVIQGAVAGPFLFNFAIDDIMRRTVDQCPADIIPAPSGHPLTDLEYADDVVIFAESSTKHQHVANLISKLAAAYGLRLRPDKCMQMWISLRT